Genomic segment of Pseudothermotoga hypogea DSM 11164 = NBRC 106472:
TCAGTCTCGCCGTCGCAGCGGTTCCGGAAGGTTTGCCCGCCGTCGTGACGATCGTGCTCGCCTTAGGTATGTACAACATGGTGAAGAGGCACGCGATCGTGCGAAAGTTACAAGCCGTTGAAGCGCTCGGGTCTGTGAACGTGATCTGCTCGGACAAAACAGGAACCCTCACCAAGAACGAGATGACCGTGGTGAAGTACTACCTGCACCCAGAACACTGGTTGAAACACGAAGTATCCAATGAGCCTGCGGGTGTTTTGAAAGAAGCGCTCACGGCCGCGGCACTTTGCAACGATGCGTTCATAGCGTTCAAAGACAACAGCAGAGCAACATCGGGTGATCCCACCGAAATCGCCCTCGCGCTCGCCGCATGGGACTTCGGTTTGAAAAAGACAGAGTTGGAAGAAAAGATGCCGCGCGTCCATGAAATACCCTTCGATTCCGACAGAAAGATGATGACGACCGTCCACAGGAAAGACCACACTTTCGTTTCTTACACGAAGGGTGCTCCCGACGTCGTGCTTTCGAAGTGCACGAAGTACGTTTCGATCTCAGGCGAAGTGAAAGAAATGAGCGAAAAGGACAGAGAACAGATTCTGCAGGCTAACCAGCGAATGGCTCAGGATGGCCTGCGCGTTCTTGCGGTGGCTTACAAGAGCGTAAAGGAAGGTCAGTATCAAGATCTCGAGCAAGACATGGTGTTCCTCGCACTGATCGGCATGATAGATCCTCCAAGGCCAGAGGTGAAAGATGCCCTCGAGAAGTGCAGAACCGCTGGGATAAAGGTGATCATGATCACGGGCGATCACAAGGCAACCGCACAGACGATAGCGAAAGAGTTGGGAGTAATTGACTCTGAAGGTAAAACGCTCACGGGTAGTGAACTTTTGAATATGGATATCGACGAGCTGGTGAAGGTCGTGGAAGAGGTGAAGGTCTACGCGAGGGTTTCACCGAGCGATAAACTGAAGATCGTGGAGGCGCTCAAGAAGAAAGGTAAAATCGTGGCGATGACGGGAGACGGTGTGAACGATGCACCGGCTTTGAAGAGAGCGGACATAGGTGTCGCGATGGGTATCACGGGAACGGATGTTTCGAAAGACGCCGCGGACATGGTGCTCACCGATGATAATTTTGCGAGCATCGTGGCTGCCGTTGAAGAGGGAAGAAAGATCTTCGACAACATCAGAAAAGTCGTCTACTATCTGCTCTCGTGCAATATCAGCGAGGTGGCGACGATATTCGTCTCGATCCTGCTCAGATTGCCTCTACCCCTCATTCCGGTCCAGATTCTCTGGATGAACCTGGTCACCGACGGACTTCCAGCACTTGCGCTCGGGGTCGAACCTGCAGAACCTGACGTCATGAACAGACCACCGAGAGATCCGAAAGAGGGTATCATGAGCAAGGACGTGATGAAAAAGATATTCATCGGAGGCTTGTTGCTCTCGATGTTGACACTCTTCGTCTACGGTTGGGCCCTGATGGAACACGACGAGATAAGACTGCTCAGAACGATGGTCTTCTTCACCCTGTGCACGGGCCAGCTGTTCCACGCGCTGAACTCAAAATCTTTGAAACATTCGCTCTTCAAAGTGGGCATAAAGAACAATCCACGCTTGCTCTTAGCGTGTGCTGTATCCTTCCTGCTCCTACTTGCGGTCATATATCTTCCAGGTCTGCAGGACGTCTTCGGTACCACCACGCTGGCAGGTCATCAACTCTTGGTCAGCTCTCTGGCAGCTTTTATGATCGTGCCACTCTTCGAACTCGTCAAGTGGTTCGATCGAAGAAAGAGCTGAGCTCTTGGCCCGGTCGCAAGACCGGGTCTTTTCTTTTCAGAGGATAACCCGACCATCACGTAGAAATACTTAGATGGTGAGATCATGAAAGGGCTCGTTCTTACAATCGTGTTCCTTTTGATATTCACAGTCTACTGTTTTGCGAACGAGATGCTCATCGAAGCGATAGAAAAGTTTGCCGTGGAAAAATTTGGCCCGGAGGCGACCATAGTTTCTCTGCACATCAGAAGTTCTCCGAGTTCCTTTGACAAGATCCAGCTGATTTCACACAATCGTTCGAAAAGTTTTTTCCGTTTCCTGTTCAAAGCTTATCGAGAAGAGAAGTTCTGTGGTTATGTGCGCATCGAATGTGAGCTTGCGATCTTTGCCAATGTTCTGGTCGTGAACAGAACGGTCAGATCCAACGAAGTCTTGAGCGAAAACGATGTGACGTTTCAGAAGGTGAACCTCCTAGCCCTGAACGTGGAACACTGCACGGACATCGACCAAGTAGTTGGAAAGATCGTTCGAAAGATGTTCAGACAGAACGAACCTTTGGACGCGAGGTACTTGATGAAACCACCGGATGTGAGAGCCGGACAGCTATTGACAGCCAGAATGACCATTGGCCCGGTCGTTGCAACGGCGCAGGTGCGCGCCATGCGTGACGCTTACATAGGCGAGAAGATCTCCGTCAGAAACGTTTCGAGCGGTGTGCTCATAGAAGGCTTGCTCCAGGAGGATCTCACCGTTCTGGTGATTGGAGGTTGAGGCCATGAGGAGATTTCTTATCTTCGCACTGATGCTTTTCACAGCGATCATTCTCGCAACGTCCTTGTGGAACAGTTCCACCAACACGCAGTTCAGATACATCATCTCGGACAGAAAGGCGAGTCGCGTGGGTGACATCGTCACGATCGTCGTGCGCGAAAGTCCGCAGTTCAGCACTTCGCTCAGCACCGAATCTCTGGAGAAGGCTTTGATGAACCTGATCACAGGCACGGTGAAAGGCATCACGAACTTCGACTTGTCCAAGTTCATTCCCATAAACAACAACACGAACATCGACAGAAGCGCAAAGACCAGTACCAACGTCATCATGACCATGTCTGCCGTCGTGGTCGCCATAGAGAATGGAAACTTCGTCATAGAAGGAAACAGACAACTCAAGGTCGGCAATCAGCTCAGCGAAGTGACGATAAGAGGCACCGTCAGACCCGACGACATCGCCGCGAACAACACGATCGACTCTTCGAAGATCGCCAACTGTCAGATTTGGGTCAACGGACAGCTCGTTTTCAGGCAGAAGCCCGACGAGGAATCATGGCTCGATGCATTTCTCTCTGCCATCGCCAGATTCTTGCTGTGAGGTGGTGGGCGTGAGAAAGAT
This window contains:
- a CDS encoding flagellar basal body L-ring protein FlgH — protein: MRRFLIFALMLFTAIILATSLWNSSTNTQFRYIISDRKASRVGDIVTIVVRESPQFSTSLSTESLEKALMNLITGTVKGITNFDLSKFIPINNNTNIDRSAKTSTNVIMTMSAVVVAIENGNFVIEGNRQLKVGNQLSEVTIRGTVRPDDIAANNTIDSSKIANCQIWVNGQLVFRQKPDEESWLDAFLSAIARFLL
- the flgA gene encoding flagellar basal body P-ring formation chaperone FlgA, translating into MKGLVLTIVFLLIFTVYCFANEMLIEAIEKFAVEKFGPEATIVSLHIRSSPSSFDKIQLISHNRSKSFFRFLFKAYREEKFCGYVRIECELAIFANVLVVNRTVRSNEVLSENDVTFQKVNLLALNVEHCTDIDQVVGKIVRKMFRQNEPLDARYLMKPPDVRAGQLLTARMTIGPVVATAQVRAMRDAYIGEKISVRNVSSGVLIEGLLQEDLTVLVIGG
- a CDS encoding calcium-transporting P-type ATPase, PMR1-type, which codes for MKDFYRLSAEEVCRELSVDPQKGLSTEEAKRRLQQYGPNELAEKKRRTILQMFLSQFTDFLIIILLAAAGISILVGEAVDAILIMIIVVLNATLSTIQESKAEKSLQLLKKMAAPTARVLRDGVIQTVPSHELVPGDIVILEAGNYVPADGRLIESVNLSVSEAALTGESQPVEKLIDAIDKPNLPIGDRTNMVYSGTVVSRGRGKAIVTATGNETEIGKIAKMLTEMEEEETPLQRNLEKLGKQIGMIVLVICAIVFVVGILEGNPVLEMFLTAVSLAVAAVPEGLPAVVTIVLALGMYNMVKRHAIVRKLQAVEALGSVNVICSDKTGTLTKNEMTVVKYYLHPEHWLKHEVSNEPAGVLKEALTAAALCNDAFIAFKDNSRATSGDPTEIALALAAWDFGLKKTELEEKMPRVHEIPFDSDRKMMTTVHRKDHTFVSYTKGAPDVVLSKCTKYVSISGEVKEMSEKDREQILQANQRMAQDGLRVLAVAYKSVKEGQYQDLEQDMVFLALIGMIDPPRPEVKDALEKCRTAGIKVIMITGDHKATAQTIAKELGVIDSEGKTLTGSELLNMDIDELVKVVEEVKVYARVSPSDKLKIVEALKKKGKIVAMTGDGVNDAPALKRADIGVAMGITGTDVSKDAADMVLTDDNFASIVAAVEEGRKIFDNIRKVVYYLLSCNISEVATIFVSILLRLPLPLIPVQILWMNLVTDGLPALALGVEPAEPDVMNRPPRDPKEGIMSKDVMKKIFIGGLLLSMLTLFVYGWALMEHDEIRLLRTMVFFTLCTGQLFHALNSKSLKHSLFKVGIKNNPRLLLACAVSFLLLLAVIYLPGLQDVFGTTTLAGHQLLVSSLAAFMIVPLFELVKWFDRRKS